A genomic region of Amblyraja radiata isolate CabotCenter1 chromosome 16, sAmbRad1.1.pri, whole genome shotgun sequence contains the following coding sequences:
- the LOC116982204 gene encoding tubulin alpha chain-like — MPSDKTIGGGDDSFNTFFSETGAGKHVPRAVFLDLEPTVIDEVRTGTYRQLFHPEQLITGKEDAANNYARGHCSIGKEIVDLVLDRIRKLADQCTGLQGFLIFHSFGGGTGSGFTSLLMERLSVDYGKKSKLEFSVYPAPQISTAVVEPYNAVLVTHCTLEHSDCSFMLDNEAIYDICRRNLDIERPTYTNLNRLLGQVVSSITASLRFDGALNVDLLEFQTNLVPYPRIHFPLVTYAPLISAEKAYHEQLSVSEITNACFEPANQMLKCDPRQGKYMACCMLYRGDVVPKDVNASIATIKAKRSIQFVDWCPTGFKVGINYQPPTVVPGGDLAKVQRAVCMLSNTTAISMAWTRMNLKFDKMYAKRAFVHWYVGEGLEEGEFQDAREDMASLEKDYEEVGIDSADLDKKAEEEE; from the exons ATGCCCAGCGACAAGACCATCGGGGGCGGCGACGACTCCTTCAACACCTTCTTCAGCGAGACGGGGGCGGGCAAGCACGTCCCCCGGGCCGTGTTCCTTGATCTGGAGCCCACGGTGATCG ATGAGGTGCGGACCGGCACATACCGGCAGCTCTTCCACCCCGAGCAGCTCATCACCGGCAAGGAGGACGCAGCCAACAACTACGCCCGGGGCCACTGCTCCATCGGCAAGGAGATcgtcgacctggtcctggatcgcATCCGGAAGCTG GCCGACCAGTGCACCGGACTGCAGGGGTTCCTCATCTTCCACAGTTTCGGGGGCGGCACCGGCTCGGGTttcacctccctcctcatggAGAGACTGTCCGTCGACTACGGCAAGAAATCAAAGCTGGAGTTTTCCGTCTACCCGGCGCCGCAGATCTCCACCGCCGTGGTCGAGCCCTACAACGCGGTGCTGGTCACCCACTGCACCCTGGAGCACTCCGACTGCTCCTTCATGCTGGACAACGAGGCCATTTACGACATCTGCCGGCGGAACCTGGACATCGAGCGCCCCACCTACACCAACCTCAACCGCCTGCTGGGGCAGGTAGTGTCGTCCATCACCGCCTCTCTGCGCTTCGACGGCGCCCTCAACGTGGACCTGCTCGAGTTCCAGACCAACCTGGTCCCCTACCCGCGCATCCACTTCCCGCTGGTCACCTACGCGCCCCTGATCTCGGCTGAGAAGGCTTACCACGAGCAACTGTCCGTGTCGGAGATCACCAATGCCTGCTTCGAGCCGGCCAACCAGATGCTCAAATGCGACCCCCGCCAGGGCAAATACATGGCGTGCTGCATGttgtaccgcggggacgtggtgccCAAGGACGTCAACGCCTCCATCGCCACCATCAAGGCGAAGCGCTCCATCCAGTTCGTGGACTGGTGCCCGACCGGGTTCAAG GTGGGCATCAACTACCAGCCCCCGACGGTGGTGCCGGGGGGCGACCTGGCCAAGGTGCAACGAGCCGTCTGCATGCTGAGCAACACCACCGCCATATCCATGGCCTGGACCCGCATGAACCTCAAGTTCGACAAGATGTACGCCAAGCGGGCCTTTGTCCACTGGTACGTGGGAGAGGGGCTGGAGGAAGGAGAGTTCCAGGACGCGCGGGAGGACATGGCGTCGCTGGAGAAGGACTACGAAGAAGTGGGCATCGATTCGGCGGATCTGGACAAGAAGGCGGAAGAGGAAGAGTGA